Proteins encoded in a region of the Candidatus Methylomirabilota bacterium genome:
- the recN gene encoding DNA repair protein RecN, translated as MLSELRLKNLAVIEAVTVSLGPGLNAVTGETGAGKSIVVDAILLLMGARAQPDLIRTGADSATIEAVFDLEPEGAAAVLLEEAGHTAPDGMLVIKREISRAGRHRVFVNDSPATVALLERLGEALVELHGQHEHQRLMEAGRQLDLLDRYAGTEEARERVAGRVAEWEGARGELRRIAEEAREGKRQEDLLRFQLSEIDAVRLREGEEDELRVERRRLQHAERIAAGLAEVTALLYDDERSAAARLQRAGALLRELAGYDPELGAPAAALGEAEAYLEDAIGRARALRDRAPFDPGRLAEIDERLDAISRLKRKYGETAEAVGVYRAQIAASLDRLERHDEVVAELEGRVARTAEAAGQAALELAESRAAAAGRLERQVQKELRGLGMEQARFRIGLRRDPAADGDLAAGPARWRVGRRGIDHAEMLFSANPGEDPRPLAKVVSGGELSRTMLAIRAVLSVAGEVPTMVFDEVDAGIGGRVAEVVGQKLGQIAAGRQVLCVTHLAPIAVYADHHLRVEKTASRTATRTTVTTLDGAARVEELARMLGGERVTETTRRAAREMLREARREGRREG; from the coding sequence ATGCTGAGCGAGCTGCGCCTCAAGAACCTCGCGGTCATCGAAGCGGTGACCGTCTCTCTCGGCCCAGGCCTCAACGCCGTCACCGGCGAGACGGGGGCGGGGAAGTCCATCGTGGTCGACGCAATCCTCCTCCTCATGGGCGCGCGCGCCCAGCCCGACCTCATCCGCACCGGCGCCGACAGCGCGACCATCGAGGCGGTGTTCGACCTCGAGCCCGAGGGCGCCGCGGCGGTGCTGCTGGAGGAGGCGGGGCACACCGCTCCGGACGGGATGCTCGTCATCAAGCGCGAGATCTCGCGCGCCGGCCGCCATCGGGTCTTCGTGAACGACTCACCGGCGACGGTCGCGCTTCTCGAGCGGCTCGGCGAAGCGCTGGTCGAGCTCCACGGTCAGCATGAGCATCAGCGCCTGATGGAGGCAGGCCGCCAGCTCGACCTCCTCGACCGTTATGCGGGCACGGAGGAGGCGCGGGAACGGGTGGCCGGGCGGGTGGCGGAGTGGGAAGGCGCGAGGGGCGAGCTCCGGCGCATCGCCGAGGAAGCGCGAGAGGGCAAGCGTCAGGAGGATCTCCTCAGGTTCCAGCTCTCGGAGATCGACGCCGTCCGGCTTCGGGAGGGCGAGGAGGACGAGCTGCGCGTCGAGCGCCGCCGCCTGCAGCACGCGGAGCGAATTGCCGCCGGACTCGCCGAAGTTACCGCGTTGCTCTACGACGACGAGCGCTCGGCCGCCGCGCGGCTCCAGCGTGCGGGCGCACTGCTCCGAGAGCTGGCCGGCTATGATCCGGAGCTCGGTGCCCCTGCGGCGGCCCTGGGCGAGGCCGAGGCCTATCTGGAGGACGCCATAGGCCGAGCCCGCGCCCTGCGGGACCGGGCCCCCTTCGATCCCGGGCGCCTCGCCGAGATCGACGAGCGCCTGGACGCCATCAGTCGCCTCAAGCGGAAGTACGGCGAGACCGCGGAGGCGGTGGGCGTCTACCGTGCGCAGATCGCGGCCTCGCTCGACCGGCTCGAGCGCCACGACGAGGTGGTGGCGGAGCTCGAGGGGCGTGTGGCCCGGACCGCCGAGGCGGCGGGGCAGGCCGCCCTCGAGCTGGCAGAGTCGCGCGCCGCCGCCGCGGGGCGCCTCGAGCGACAGGTTCAGAAGGAGCTACGCGGGCTCGGCATGGAACAAGCGCGCTTCCGCATCGGGCTTCGCCGGGATCCGGCGGCGGACGGCGATCTGGCGGCCGGGCCCGCCCGCTGGCGGGTGGGGCGGCGCGGAATCGACCATGCCGAGATGCTGTTCTCGGCGAATCCCGGCGAGGATCCGCGCCCGCTCGCCAAGGTAGTGTCGGGCGGCGAGCTCTCCCGCACCATGCTGGCGATACGCGCGGTGCTCTCCGTGGCGGGCGAGGTACCCACCATGGTGTTCGACGAGGTGGACGCCGGCATCGGGGGACGGGTGGCCGAGGTGGTGGGACAGAAGCTCGGCCAGATCGCCGCGGGGCGGCAGGTGCTCTGCGTCACGCATCTGGCGCCCATCGCGGTCTACGCCGACCACCATCTTCGGGTGGAGAAGACGGCGAGCCGTACCGCCACGCGGACCACGGTGACCACGCTCGACGGCGCCGCCCGCGTGGAGGAGCTGGCCCGCATGCTCGGCGGCGAGCGTGTCACCGAGACGACCCGCCGGGCCGCGCGGGAAATGCTCCGAGAGGCGCGTCGCGAAGGGCGGCGCGAGGGATAG
- a CDS encoding NAD(+)/NADH kinase, with translation MKRIGIVAKTDREEARTALPRILEWCAERQLSPVLEKETAGLVPTASAPAAAKPELPAQVDVLLVLGGDGTLLSMARLVGDLNVPILGVNLGGLGFLTALTVDELFPALEAMLRGELLVEERMMLAARVTRQGERLSEYVALNDVVITKSAMSRIINLDVSVQGQFATAYRADGLIVSTPTGSTAYCLSAGGPIVFPTMDAIVLTPICSHTLTNRPIVLPGGQPIDVTLQSDQDVMLTMDGQVGFHLKRGDRVEIRQAAARIRLLRVPQKHFFSVLRTKLKWGER, from the coding sequence ATGAAGCGCATCGGCATCGTGGCCAAGACCGATCGCGAGGAGGCGCGAACCGCCCTGCCGCGCATCCTCGAATGGTGCGCGGAGCGTCAGCTTTCTCCCGTGTTGGAGAAGGAGACGGCGGGGTTGGTGCCTACCGCCAGCGCGCCCGCGGCGGCCAAGCCGGAGCTGCCGGCCCAGGTGGACGTGCTGCTCGTGCTCGGGGGAGACGGCACTCTCCTGTCGATGGCGAGGCTGGTCGGCGACCTCAACGTGCCCATCCTCGGGGTCAACCTGGGCGGCCTGGGCTTTCTCACCGCGCTGACCGTCGACGAGCTGTTCCCGGCCCTGGAGGCCATGCTCCGCGGCGAGCTACTTGTGGAGGAGCGGATGATGCTCGCCGCCCGCGTCACCCGCCAGGGGGAGCGGCTGAGCGAGTACGTCGCGCTCAACGACGTAGTCATCACCAAGTCCGCGATGAGCCGGATCATCAACCTCGACGTCTCGGTGCAGGGACAGTTCGCCACCGCCTACCGCGCCGACGGGCTCATCGTCTCGACCCCGACCGGGTCCACCGCCTACTGTCTCTCGGCCGGTGGGCCCATCGTGTTCCCCACCATGGACGCGATCGTGCTCACGCCCATCTGCTCGCACACACTCACCAACCGGCCCATCGTGCTGCCGGGCGGCCAGCCCATCGACGTGACGCTGCAGTCGGACCAGGATGTGATGCTCACGATGGACGGCCAGGTGGGGTTCCATCTCAAGCGCGGCGATCGCGTCGAGATCCGCCAGGCCGCGGCCCGCATTCGCCTCCTCCGCGTTCCGCAGAAGCATTTCTTCTCGGTGCTGCGGACCAAGCTCAAGTGGGGCGAGCGGTAG
- a CDS encoding TlyA family RNA methyltransferase, which produces MSGAQRNAVMSTVTGRRSKTRLDAALAARGLAPTREKAARLILAGGVLVDGRRADKAGALVTESSRIEVLAPARYVSRGGHKLAHALTVFGIDVRGRVCLDAGASTGGFTDCLLEAGAARVIALDVGSHQLDASLRADPRVEVRDRINARSLAPADFPQPPTLTTVDVSFISLEKVLPAVFGVLAVGGEAVALVKPQFEVGKGQVGKGGVVRDPAQHRRVLERVAAFSARAGWGTRGVTRSPLRGPAGNREFFLHLVQGESVSDLDARIEAETRRSGADA; this is translated from the coding sequence ATGAGCGGCGCGCAGCGGAACGCGGTCATGAGCACGGTCACCGGCCGGCGCTCCAAGACGCGCCTGGACGCTGCGCTCGCGGCGCGCGGCCTCGCGCCCACGCGCGAGAAGGCCGCGCGCCTGATCCTGGCCGGTGGGGTGCTGGTGGACGGCCGCCGGGCAGACAAGGCCGGCGCGCTCGTCACCGAGAGCAGCCGCATCGAGGTGCTGGCGCCCGCGCGCTATGTGAGCCGCGGGGGGCACAAGCTGGCCCACGCGCTCACCGTCTTCGGTATCGATGTGCGCGGGCGGGTGTGCCTGGACGCGGGCGCCTCCACCGGCGGCTTCACCGACTGCCTGCTCGAGGCCGGGGCGGCGCGCGTGATCGCGCTGGACGTGGGCAGCCACCAGCTCGATGCGAGTCTCCGCGCCGACCCGCGCGTGGAGGTCCGCGATCGGATCAACGCGCGGAGCCTCGCGCCGGCGGATTTCCCCCAGCCGCCCACCCTCACGACGGTGGACGTTTCCTTCATCTCGCTGGAGAAGGTACTGCCCGCCGTCTTCGGCGTGCTCGCGGTGGGTGGCGAGGCGGTGGCGCTGGTCAAGCCCCAGTTCGAAGTCGGCAAGGGGCAGGTCGGCAAGGGTGGCGTGGTGCGCGATCCGGCCCAACACCGCCGCGTGCTCGAGCGCGTCGCCGCCTTCTCGGCCCGCGCGGGCTGGGGCACGCGGGGTGTCACCCGCTCGCCCCTCCGCGGCCCCGCGGGCAATCGCGAATTCTTCCTTCACCTCGTGCAAGGAGAGAGCGTGAGCGATCTGGACGCGCGCATCGAGGCCGAGACTCGCCGGAGCGGCGCGGACGCATGA